In Xiphophorus couchianus chromosome 8, X_couchianus-1.0, whole genome shotgun sequence, the following proteins share a genomic window:
- the LOC114150182 gene encoding cholesterol 7-desaturase, which produces MPMYAALAVGLGLGAVLLTLPSGDFHLEDWGSAKRLVLCVAAGVAVLVLVRLHRLLFRPLELLRSPEDVGYIAEDGRSKARAANEARRRRKVGELPPVYPNGWYRVLDSHMLGRGEVRSAYILGQQLVVFRGHDGKAYVLDSYCPHLGANLAVGGRVLGNCIECPFHGWQYRGSDGKCEKIPYSDKVPESAQVRRWPSCEVNQQVLVWFHCDGLEPQWSVPEQPEVANGQWVYRGRTEHFINCHIQEIPENGADIAHLDHLHTPGIPSGVDLRYTNSKTWEFVRHDWKVEWDPEPEPTSHCSQMRVNHSLTLFGCRLPLLDLRVVARQVGPGVVFLRFDHSFLGRGLMMHCVTPVEPLLQCVTHTMFYQRNIPAVVPKFILKGESIQFERDVMIWNNKMYISKPLLVKEDAAVRRHRRWFSQFYSQNSLRLEYRQDTLDF; this is translated from the exons ATGCCCATGTACGCGGCTCTGGCTGTGGGACTGGGACTCGGAGCCGTCCTCCTCACGCTTCCCTCAGGTGATTTCCACCTGGAGGACTGGGGCTCTGCGAAGCGGCTCGTCCTGTGCGTGGCGGCCGGAGTCGccgtcctggttctggtccggctGCACCGGCTGCTCTTCCGGCCCCTGGAGCTGCTCCGGTCCCCGGAGGATGTGGGATACATCGCCGAGGACGGGCGCAGCAAGGCGCGGGCTGCGAACGAAGCGCGCCGCCGGAGGAAAGTCGGGGAGCTGCCGCCGGTTTACCCGAACGGCTGGTACCGGGTTCTGGACTCCCACATGCTGGGCCGGGGAGAGGTCAGAAGCGCCTATATTCTAG GTCAGCAGCTGGTGGTGTTTCGGGGCCACGATGGGAAAGCCTATGTGCTGGACTCGTACTGCCCCCACCTGGGCGCCAACCTGGCTGTGGGGGGTCGCGTGTTGGGAAACTGCATCGAATGCCCGTTCCATGGCTGGCAGTATCGGGGAAGCGACGGGAAATGTGAGAAGATTCCGTACTCAGATAAAG TACCTGAGTCCGCCCAGGTGCGCCGCTGGCCCAGCTGTGAGGTGAACCAGcaggttctggtctggttccaCTGTGACGGGTTGGAACCACAGTGGAGCGTCCCAGAGCAGCCGGAGGTCGCTAACGGCCAGTGGGTCTACAGAGGCAGAACCGAGCATTTCATCAACTGCCACATTCAG GAGATTCCAGAAAACGGAGCGGACATCGCTCACCTGGATCACCTGCACACTCCCGGCATCCCCAGCGGAGTGGATCTGCGCTACACCAACAGCAAAACCTGGGAGTTTGTGCGACACGACTGGAAG GTTGAATGGGATCCAGAGCCTGAACCCACCAGTCACTGCTCTCAGATGAGGGTCAATCATTCACTCACCTTGTTTGGATGCCGTTTGCCTCTGCTGGACCTGCGCGTTGTGGCCAGACAG GTGGGCCCAGGCGTGGTGTTCCTGCGGTTCGACCACAGCTTCCTGGGCCGCGGCCTGATGATGCACTGCGTGACGCCGGTCGAGCCTCTGCTGCAGTGCGTAACTCACACCATGTTCTACCAGCGAAACATCCCAGCTGTGGTGCCCAAATTCATCCTCAAAGGAGAATCCATTCAG TTTGAACGCGACGTGATGATCTGGAACAACAAGATGTACATTTCCAAGCCCCTGCTGGTGAAGGAGGACGCTGCGGTTCGGAGGCACCGCCGCTGGTTCAGCCAGTTCTACAGCCAGAACAGCCTGCGGCTGGAGTACCGGCAGGACACTCTGGACTTCTGA